The Osmia bicornis bicornis chromosome 11, iOsmBic2.1, whole genome shotgun sequence genome includes the window CTTTCAGAAACACCCTTCCAAATTGGTATCACTGGATCAACATAAATCGTAGAAAATATTCAACGCTCTACTGTCCTACATCCTGAAGATCGAACGTTATCCTCTCTTCAACGTGAACGGAAAATGCTCAAACTGATTATCCGCAATTTAATCAGTGGTGGATCGGTTGCTTTTCGGCTTTTCGGCTTTTCATGTCCTATGAAACGCGTGCgtctattatttttcttccatcTTTATGTAAGTAAAGTAAGTAGGTGGGTGTGAGGGTTGTCGCTGTCGGCCTGTATTTTCTCAGGCAACACCCCACGCCTTTACTTGTTGCTGCCGCTTTTGCCATTCTACAGCTAGATCCATGCGCGTTTCTATCGATCACTGGCCGCCCCTATATAAAAAGGCCTCGTCACCGGTAACCATGGTACACACACAGTCCAACAAAATTTCATGAAGCTGCAAAGAACCAAGCAAACGACGGAGAAGCTGTGATAAAAGCAACGCGTGAAAGATACACCACCAAGATTAGTGATACTCGAATGAATCATTAAAAGCAAGTAAGTCGTTGCTCCTAGTTACCAGGGtagatttattattattattattattattatcttcatCATCGTCGtattttctgttttctttcatttaattaataccAATTGTCTTCTCTTAGCTTGTGAGAAAGATAAGAATATCGAGGATACGCGAttcatttatgaaaaaaaaagaagaaatttgttaaaatcCAATCTTTGTACGGGAtgcagaaaatattttcattttctgttaAACGAAGGAAATGAACTTTAATTGTTTTAGTCTCTTTTGTAAGATCTAAGAAGTAACATAGATTTTTCAATTCCGATGATTCTGTCAATGATGTCTCGTGTTTTGCTTCACCATCTGTTAGCGTCTTGACATAGATATACATAAGtacataatatgtatataaggTACCCGACGAATCTCAGCCGATTTACCCGATCAAAATAATCTCTCGTTCTATCACTAGATTTCGTCGTTATTGCGTCTTTAACGAAACGAAATCATTCGTTATTCGTTGGCCTTTGAACGGAATCGATCGCGACTGAAAGCTGATTATACAGGGGAACTGCTAACACGATTTCTTTTCCGTGACGTTCCAGCAGGAATTCTCAACGGAATTTATATCAGTCTACCTTTTACTTGATTAAACTTTATTAGCATTTCTAGAGTTAAGCAATTGaccacgcgatatcgcgtgctgTGTCTGATGTTGATGTATTCTTTCGTTTGTTAAAGAACAATGCTACCACAAGAATGGCTGTTAGCGTTTCTAATTGCGGGGACAGCAACCGCGCTGGCTCCCACCTCTCATCAGACGATGGAGGAGTCGTTGAAGACCGCGCTGGATGCTATCACTAGAAAGCAAAGGTCTTTGGACAGCCAAGAATATTACAACGATCTTCGATCTTTCAAGTATCACGATGCTGAAGATGAGAGAAAATTCAACAGAGAACGTCCAGAGGATAATAACAGGGTGCTCGAGGAAGAGGATGAAGAAATCGAATTCTTGCCCAGTGGTAAACTGAATTTTCCATCTATTACATGAAACAGAGTTGATAGGAAATTTCATTGTAGACGGTGGACAACTTGAAACGGTGGGAAATGGCTTTCAAGATTTAAACAATAAGCTGTTGGAAAGAGCATTGATCGATTATCTTGAGAACATCCCTCAACAAgtaattctttcttttaatcctTTGGAACTGAAGGATTTTAGGATTTTAGGATtttaggaaatgaaaaattaagattatattttctatGATATATTTTAGGAAGAACCAATTACGTCTTCGTTTCGAGAACGCGAGCGAACCTCGAACCGCAAAAGAGGTTCCGACCGATTAAACGTAGACAATAAAGAGCTAATGAAATTATTCCTAGAAGAGTTGCAAGATGGTACATCGTATAATCTCGACACAGGGGATGAAGGATACATGGACGTTCATCAAATGCAGTACGATAGATACAGAGGCGATCGCGATCGCGGCAATAAACTTTACGAGTTAGTATATCGGTAGCAATTGGGATAGGGATGTTTCGAATAGAAAGTATATCAACTGAAATACATATTTCGTAACAGAAACTCTGCTCCAATGTCTTGGGGTGAACTGATGAACAAAGAATCTTTATTCCGAGGACAAGAGAGAGAAACCGATGAAAACGAGTTTGATCGAGATCCAAACTTGTTGTACTCCCCTTTAGCCGAACGTAGGAACGTGAATGGCAGATATCCGATAGGACGTGATTTAGAAACGTATCGAGGCATGGCGAAACGTTATCCTGTAACCAAAAGGAGTCCAAAACCCATGCCAGTCAAGAAACAAGTTACAGATCCTAAGGTAGTTggttaagaaatatttttataccttTCTTTACATATTGATgctgataataataaatacgttGTATACACTATATTTGAAGGTGGCGCAGGATTTGGGTGCACTGTTTGGTACTCAGTCTACTACAGACAATCAAAATCACACTCAGAATtacgatcacgatcacgatcacaatcacgatcacgatcacgatcacgatcacgatgATCAGCACAAACACGAGAGTTCCTCAGAGTCTCCAAAAGTCACTCCACCGCCGAAAGGTCAAAAAGAGAACGTCACGAAACCTAACAAATCTAAATCGATCGAAGTAAGAAAAAAGAGCGTCGATTGGTCTCAATATTTTGGCATCgatcgaagaagaaagaaggcgAACTTCATGGGTGGTCCAGAAACGCAGAATCAAGATGACGAATGGATGTTACAGCGCTATTACGAGGTGAAATATTTCACCGTATTGCGGGTATTAACCTTTATCGTAGACCtacgaattttcttttttatcgtaGAATATGGTTGAGAATCTGAAAGCGAACGATCACCGGGATTATCAGAAAGAAACTAACGACAGAAAAGATAAACTAGAACAAATGAACTCtaagcagcagcagcagcagcagcagcagcagcagcagcagcagcaacagcagcagcagaaCATCAAGGACTTGATTGTCGAGGATGCTTTAAGATATGCAGACTCGGAAGATGCCACAAACTTACAGAaggtacatacatatttaCGCTCACCTTTTACCATTTACAATTATCGTTAGAATTGTATTTAACGTTACGGTAACGATTGAGAATAGGTGAAAGACAAGGTAATGGCTCGTATAGCTGCTGCCTACTCTCTAGAGAAGGTGAGAAAAGCTCTGAACGAACTGAGGAACAACGTGGCTGTTCGAATAGAAGCGCAAAAGATTGCTCGTTCCCAGAACAATCAAACGTCTAGTTTTCGGGAGAATAATAATGCTGGCAAGGCTAGTGAAAAACGTACAAGCAACAATATAGCCGAGAACGATGAAGCTTTTGAGGAGAATAGAGTCTGCCCAGCGTtggaaataattgaaaaacgaTGTAGAACCGCGGATAGTTTGGCCGGAGATGAGGCACAGATGCTTTATCTGCCCTGTGTGATGTTGCAAATCTGCAAGGCCTGTGTAAGTACTTTTCTATCACTTTCATTCCTCTTTGAGAAGATAAGGAATTTAGCTTGTAAATtgatctctctctctctctctctctttctttctcgttaGGTTCAAGATGATCTAGAAGAAGAATGTTTAAGCTACTACGATATGGAGACGGTAAGGATCTGTAATGCTCAGGAAGCGCAAGAAGGACAAAAGGGAATAGTAGCTTGTGTAAGGAGAGCTTTAATATTGTCACGATTGCAACCACCGCCAGCAGTCTCTATACACTGTCGCATAAACGGCAACGAGTCCTGTTTACGACGTTATCATTATCGTTACTTGCATCGTTATCTTCGCTATCCTTACGGTGGTCAACGACCAAACAATGGCTACGAAACAATCGGCTCTCAGCAAATGGATCGATAAGAAAGGAGGAAGGAATATCGGTACACCGATATCGGTGAGACGACGTCCACGTCACGTTGAGAAAACACGTGCGGCTCTCCACCAAATACATATATGTCACCTCGAATCGAGCTTTATTTTCCATAACTTTTAGTATTCTCCTTCATAACGATACAATATGTATAGTTTGTGTGCAATCAAACCAACAgtttacatacatacatttaGATCGGTCTAAATGCTTTCggcttttcaattaaattaacttgaccttcattttctttaagatagaaaaattatagaatgTCAGAAGAGATTGAATAAACATTGAAGTCGATTCGAGAGAAATATCGAGAAAACTAGTTggaattcaaattttctccGTGTAATTCTCCGTGTAGAGATATACAgtataatagaattttaagaaaaataccGAATGGATTCTTCTATTTGCGaggtgttttctttttcttctttattttctttagtCGAAATAAATACGACAATGAAAGATGAAAGACAATAATTACTGACTAAACTTTTGTTAATCAAATTTTAAGAAGGAACGAGtattgaatttcttttcttaaagAATATATGTACAATCGAATAAAGATCATTGTCGATAAAACAAATCATTTATGAAACTCGGGTAGATACCTCGCAAACAAAATcaattgtataataaaatacattatAAAAAGAGATGTTAAACACcgaattgagaaagatataaATTTTCGTCATACCTCCGTTTAGATCTATTCGACAGCTTCCATTACTTTCTGGTGCTACTATTTATGTAATgataaattaagaatttacTTATTTCTTCCATCTTGTCCAAGTTTGTCAGCATCGAAGgatatttcatgaaatttataaaagggacaatttattctattacaatataaatttCTATGCGATTGGATAATAGAAAAATCTACCTATCGTCTATATCCTTTTATGTTATCGAAACACTCGCTACATTCTATGTGTCAGTCCtatattcaaatataataaatatatttcaacatataattacattttaattccTTCGTTTCTTAGATCGATGATTTGTTGGTCGAGTCAATATTATCGGTAGTATCCGTAATGTTCGTAGTATCCATAGTTTGTTTAAATGACTCTAAAATTTCCAGGCATTCTGGAGTGTATAACTTTAAGAATTCTAATTGCAACTGAGCGCATTCAACTAAAAacgatagaaaataataattacaattaaaactGTCCATCACGaaattatgtatgtatgtacgaaTGTACCTCTCCATTTGGAAACcatttccaatttttttctCAATTCTAAGttgattttgtttattttaagAACAACGTCTTTATTATGATCTGACATAATTACTAtttactattaataataataataataataataataatacatatacGATACGTACGATTCAAAAAACGCGTCCTACTTCAAGTCCGTTTGCAAGTAGCGACTCGCCGTGTCCCTTTTCGGAAGAACGCTTCCGTTTCCAATAAAAAGCGTGATTGGCCGACTTGGAAACATACAGTACTTTGCCatctatgtacatatgtatgtacccGCGAAACCCTGCAAATCTAGAATTACATAATCTATGATTAATAAAAGTGGCGATGGCGTTTTATGGTCTGTGTTCCTTTGTGAACAAAAAGTGGCGTTTCTGTGGTATTTTTTATGGGAGGCCGGTTTATTAACGTAATCTTTCAGATTGATAATAAAAGAGtgcaaagaaagaaaaataatatcaaactcagaggaaagaaaggaaaacgtGAAAGTGGCGAGTATAAGAAATAGATGAGATCCCGCTTTCGTCGGCCGGCGAACATATTTATCTTTCATAGCAAATGTAATATTCTAACAAAAAAGTAGGAACAGTCCTATCAGAATAGCATATCTGATTGTATGTAATCAACTTTGGTATGTTTGTATTCTCGTTAAAGCGAGATTTTCAATCAATTTTCATGATCACATGACGTTCCCGCCGTAACCTTCCATATTCGTTGGTAAACACCGTAtcgatatacagggtgtccttCAATTTCCTTTCAAATTTTGTCTATACGAAATATCATATATTATGcattttattaacattgcttGATTTTCTCTACATATAAAataatcatatattttttttattccagCATGTCattcgaaaaaagaaaataatgtcagaaatggagaaaaaagaaatttgtacGATCGAGGATCACGATACGTACTCTAAAAATTTGGAGAAAACTAATATCATGGAAAGCAGTGGGTTCAGTGGTTACAGCGAGAGTCAGGATTTTCATCTTGTAGATATCGGTGACGAGGAATCCCTAGATAAGCCAGAAAATGAGAAGAACAGGAACGTGCTTCCTGTTTCTCTCGCTAACGTAGACACAACTTCGGACTTGACGGACACGTCGGTCAGTGTTCATCAGGATATTGAAAAAGATAACCTTGCCAAGGCAGAACgtgcaaaagaaaatacagaATTGCTCGAAGAGatagaagaaattgaaaaaaatgaaagaaaggaaaaaaataatgacAGCGGTGTTGTAACAAGCAAAAGCAAACAATCtgacgaggaagaagaagaagaagaagaagaagaaggagtaATAGAATGTACACCGCCAGAAGCTTATTCATcgtctaacaataagaagcaAGTTGTTAGCAACGCGACAACAACAAATCTAAAACGCAAGGCCGAGTCATTCGATGAGCCAccgaaaaagttattaaaaacAGAAGCTAAGGAAGATGTAGTAATTTCTAAGAAGAAAGAATCCGAGGACGAAGAAAGTTGTCATTCTTTTAAATCTGACGATTCTCATCAGGAATTTTCTAAAAGTTATTCCGAAAGAAATGTGATAATTGCCGAGACTCAAGATACAGGGGACGAGAATGCCGAGACTATGGTAGAAAAGATCAGCACgaacgaagaaaaatcaaCAAAAGAAAAGCGTTCTGAATTAGAagtgaaaatttttgaaattgataaaaatgaaaatttcaatgatGCATCAATATTGAACGAAGCTGTTGCGAACAAAGAAGCACACGGTCAACAGTTTTCTGATACAACGAATGCTGTGCAGCTGAAAGAGAACAGATCATCGGTgatgaaagaaaatgattCTACGTCTTCTACGTCCCCCCCTATTAAGATGGCAACAATCGAGAAAATGCAATCAGATTCGAATAATGCCAATAATACAGGTGGTATTAAGTTGATCGATACTTGTGTAAAAGATTCTAAAATGCGTATTGAGAAAGGAGcggataataataaaaatggtaTAGGTTTAGAAGAAAAAGGCAAAGAAATAGGAGAAACATCGGTGGTTTCCAATGAAATAACAAACGAATCTCATTCTAGTTTAAATTCAACAAATCTATGTAAATCAAGAAACAGCGTAGAACTGATATACGATCGAACCGCGGCCCATGAAATAATGAAAGCAAAACCCAAAGAAATAGTAGAAATCGACGAGGATGGAGAAAAGATTGTGCTAGATTCGTCTCAAGAAGATTCTGATTTAAAGATAGAGAAGAAAAATCTTTTGGATAATACAAAGTCTGACACGATATATAAAAGCTGTTACGAGAGTAAAAGCAGTAGCGAGTATAGTTTCAAATCGATCGAAAATACCAAAGAATCAGCGTCCTTCGAATCAACTAAATCTAACAAATTAATGAATGGAAGCAGCGAATCGAAAAGATGCGATACAGACAGTACGGCCAGTTTACAGTCGGATACGTTTAGCGACGGTCCGGTTATCCATGATAAACTAGTCGGTAGTAGTGTTTCTACGCCCGTGTGTAACGTAAATAAGCAAGTGAAACAAGCAGTTGTTCCTGTTCTATCCAAGGATACAAGCGATCATGCCGATTTACTATTAAGTGTAAGTGATAACGAACCTGATGTTTTTATAGTAGATGATAAAACTAAGTCTAATTTAACTCACAGTAATTCTATCGCAAAAGCTGTTGTTCAggtggaaaaagaaattggtATATATGTAAGAATGAAATGCTTGTTACACGTCGACGAGGGTACAAaggaatttttcaacaaaGAAATCACCGGTGTACAATGCGAAACTGTCGCTCCAGAAGCCACTGACCGGTTGACAATGATCAGACAaaaaaataacgatacttcaGCCTCGTTGGCAGATATTTCTGGAAATGACAATAAAGATGCATCTCCTGGATCGGTAAATAGTAACCCACAGTTGTATCAATTGAATCCTTCTAGACTGTCGTTCGCATCTACCATCAGTTCGTTAAGTTCTGCATCTAGCGGTGCATCATTGACGGCTAAGCTTGCGATAAGGGATAGTACA containing:
- the LOC114879234 gene encoding uncharacterized protein LOC114879234 isoform X2, with the protein product MLPQEWLLAFLIAGTATALAPTSHQTMEESLKTALDAITRKQRSLDSQEYYNDLRSFKYHDAEDERKFNRERPEDNNRVLEEEDEEIEFLPSDGGQLETVGNGFQDLNNKLLERALIDYLENIPQQEEPITSSFRERERTSNRKRGSDRLNVDNKELMKLFLEELQDGTSYNLDTGDEGYMDVHQMQYDRYRGDRDRGNKLYENSAPMSWGELMNKESLFRGQERETDENEFDRDPNLLYSPLAERRNVNGRYPIGRDLETYRGMAKRYPVTKRSPKPMPVKKQVTDPKVAQDLGALFGTQSTTDNQNHTQNYDHDHDHNHDHDHDHDHDDQHKHESSSESPKVTPPPKGQKENVTKPNKSKSIEVRKKSVDWSQYFGIDRRRKKANFMGGPETQNQDDEWMLQRYYENMVENLKANDHRDYQKETNDRKDKLEQMNSKQQQQQQQQNIKDLIVEDALRYADSEDATNLQKVKDKVMARIAAAYSLEKVRKALNELRNNVAVRIEAQKIARSQNNQTSSFRENNNAGKASEKRTSNNIAENDEAFEENRVCPALEIIEKRCRTADSLAGDEAQMLYLPCVMLQICKACVQDDLEEECLSYYDMETVRICNAQEAQEGQKGIVACVRRALILSRLQPPPAVSIHCRINGNESCLRRYHYRYLHRYLRYPYGGQRPNNGYETIGSQQMDR
- the LOC114879234 gene encoding probable serine/threonine-protein kinase kinX isoform X1, producing the protein MLPQEWLLAFLIAGTATALAPTSHQTMEESLKTALDAITRKQRSLDSQEYYNDLRSFKYHDAEDERKFNRERPEDNNRVLEEEDEEIEFLPSDGGQLETVGNGFQDLNNKLLERALIDYLENIPQQEEPITSSFRERERTSNRKRGSDRLNVDNKELMKLFLEELQDGTSYNLDTGDEGYMDVHQMQYDRYRGDRDRGNKLYENSAPMSWGELMNKESLFRGQERETDENEFDRDPNLLYSPLAERRNVNGRYPIGRDLETYRGMAKRYPVTKRSPKPMPVKKQVTDPKVAQDLGALFGTQSTTDNQNHTQNYDHDHDHNHDHDHDHDHDDQHKHESSSESPKVTPPPKGQKENVTKPNKSKSIEVRKKSVDWSQYFGIDRRRKKANFMGGPETQNQDDEWMLQRYYENMVENLKANDHRDYQKETNDRKDKLEQMNSKQQQQQQQQQQQQQQQQQQNIKDLIVEDALRYADSEDATNLQKVKDKVMARIAAAYSLEKVRKALNELRNNVAVRIEAQKIARSQNNQTSSFRENNNAGKASEKRTSNNIAENDEAFEENRVCPALEIIEKRCRTADSLAGDEAQMLYLPCVMLQICKACVQDDLEEECLSYYDMETVRICNAQEAQEGQKGIVACVRRALILSRLQPPPAVSIHCRINGNESCLRRYHYRYLHRYLRYPYGGQRPNNGYETIGSQQMDR
- the LOC114879176 gene encoding RING finger protein PFF0165c-like codes for the protein MSEMEKKEICTIEDHDTYSKNLEKTNIMESSGFSGYSESQDFHLVDIGDEESLDKPENEKNRNVLPVSLANVDTTSDLTDTSVSVHQDIEKDNLAKAERAKENTELLEEIEEIEKNERKEKNNDSGVVTSKSKQSDEEEEEEEEEEGVIECTPPEAYSSSNNKKQVVSNATTTNLKRKAESFDEPPKKLLKTEAKEDVVISKKKESEDEESCHSFKSDDSHQEFSKSYSERNVIIAETQDTGDENAETMVEKISTNEEKSTKEKRSELEVKIFEIDKNENFNDASILNEAVANKEAHGQQFSDTTNAVQLKENRSSVMKENDSTSSTSPPIKMATIEKMQSDSNNANNTGGIKLIDTCVKDSKMRIEKGADNNKNGIGLEEKGKEIGETSVVSNEITNESHSSLNSTNLCKSRNSVELIYDRTAAHEIMKAKPKEIVEIDEDGEKIVLDSSQEDSDLKIEKKNLLDNTKSDTIYKSCYESKSSSEYSFKSIENTKESASFESTKSNKLMNGSSESKRCDTDSTASLQSDTFSDGPVIHDKLVGSSVSTPVCNVNKQVKQAVVPVLSKDTSDHADLLLSVSDNEPDVFIVDDKTKSNLTHSNSIAKAVVQVEKEIGIYVRMKCLLHVDEGTKEFFNKEITGVQCETVAPEATDRLTMIRQKNNDTSASLADISGNDNKDASPGSVNSNPQLYQLNPSRLSFASTISSLSSASSGASLTAKLAIRDSTHFSLPKAPLPKHARKQIQDMHLLHDKQALDEAYERVSKEWQNSHLLATTILNFANTELSGIDTTCNVSNERIDDQLQKIRSSTPEVANQELVQVEQVKQVQQVQMQTPKSTKKSKSVKRQRSKSLKSSADGHHSAGGGGLVNQTESNNNTPSRKKNKIEQQTDSGLTGTVDDSAKSLSQMITDELIGKEVFAKWSDNNYYPGTVTDKVKTKYKVNFYDGKNKILIEDFVITIPALLKEGLSVYATTKNDDYGSCGIIVDTDTVNNQVYYIVETDEGERLKVQVKNIFLTSDQAQLLKEEISSENKSLPSTPKHLGQITLDNMVDGKRRSKRIATPVYLTPKTNKLIHTPSKNESEPSVSGISSSSIMNKKNKKRSSESSDAVSSDSNLSLKDEMFSIGIQPEIIGTPYEQTVKGPQNRIKSIKSRSNKKKVEDEETIAIFGPIPRTDSNLFKGMSFILTCAPVETIDRFQIDNKDYGSDPGTENEEDWVKKPFIRDRLTTQIVAGGGKVYTDFNEIPREEYKNTKLITNVPNSTAKTLLCLSVGIPAYNHNWIIRCCQEGKIVNPAEDELPAGWSLDKQSYVEMFQRPSNKPFTRIIVIIPVIESNKQFVTFWRQICENAGACVLLADKPDTMENYIDGTVILTNGSCPSWTVEKAAELQIPLLSATWIVQCLIEGQLCRYDSQPRYKYNYKKN